The following proteins are co-located in the Cetobacterium sp. NK01 genome:
- the aguB gene encoding N-carbamoylputrescine amidase, whose protein sequence is MKKVKVAAIQMSFGWDVDENIKKAEKQVRAAAAEGAQIILLSELFERVYFCAKEKAEYMQFATELELDTAVNHFKKVAKELQVVLPISFYERKHGARYNSIAIIDADGEILGIYRKSHIPHDVSGYQEKFYFNIGDTGFKVWETKYAKIGVAICWDQWFPESARCMALMGAEILFYPTAIGSEPSDPTMDTKDHWQRVMQGHAGANLTPLVCANRTGQEYVDEVGVKFYGSSFIADHTGAKISEMDRDSEGFAIAELDLKAIDDYRSFWGLFRDRRPDLYDAILTLDGEHKFK, encoded by the coding sequence ATGAAAAAAGTAAAAGTAGCAGCAATACAAATGTCTTTTGGATGGGATGTTGATGAAAATATAAAAAAAGCTGAAAAGCAAGTTAGAGCAGCAGCTGCAGAAGGTGCTCAAATAATATTACTTTCTGAACTTTTTGAAAGAGTTTATTTTTGTGCAAAAGAAAAAGCTGAATACATGCAGTTTGCTACAGAGTTAGAGTTAGATACTGCAGTTAATCATTTTAAAAAAGTTGCAAAGGAGTTACAAGTTGTTCTTCCAATAAGTTTTTATGAAAGAAAACATGGTGCAAGATATAACTCTATTGCTATAATAGATGCTGATGGAGAAATTCTAGGTATTTATAGAAAAAGTCATATACCACATGATGTAAGTGGATACCAAGAGAAATTCTATTTTAATATTGGAGATACTGGATTTAAAGTTTGGGAAACTAAATATGCTAAAATAGGAGTTGCTATATGCTGGGATCAGTGGTTCCCTGAATCTGCAAGATGCATGGCATTAATGGGTGCTGAAATTTTATTCTATCCAACAGCTATTGGATCAGAACCAAGTGACCCTACTATGGATACAAAAGATCACTGGCAAAGAGTTATGCAAGGTCATGCTGGAGCTAATTTAACACCATTAGTATGTGCTAACAGAACTGGACAAGAATATGTTGATGAAGTGGGAGTTAAATTCTATGGTTCATCATTTATTGCAGATCATACTGGTGCTAAAATTTCAGAAATGGATAGAGATTCAGAAGGATTTGCTATAGCTGAACTAGATTTAAAAGCAATTGATGATTACAGATCTTTCTGGGGATTATTTAGAGATAGAAGACCAGATCTATATGACGCTATTTTAACTCTTGATGGCGAACATAAATTTAAATAA